GTTCCACCCCCTGCACCAGCGGATGCTCCGGATCGGCCACTGTCACCGTATAGGGCACGATCGGCGGGTGCGAAAGGAACTGGCTGCCGAGCATGTCCATGAATAGCGGTGCCCAGCGCGGGGCATCCCACAGTCCGTTGTCGAGCAGGCGCAGCACGGAATTGGTGCCATGCAGGGCATACCACCGTCCGCCTTTCGCCAGCCAGTCCCGCAGCACTTCCTGCGCCTTCAGCGAAGGCGTGACATCACAGGTATAAGTGATCAGGATGTCCGCCGCCTCGAGCGCCTCGATCGTCTCGTAGTTCTCGAACACGCGCGTGCGGATACGCTGGTCCTCGCCCAGAAGCTTGAGCAGCTCCAGCCGGGCGAAGTCCATATCATGCCAGACCCCGCCGCATATCAGCACACAATCGATACGCGGCGGGCGGGCTTCATCCGCACCATTCACGGCTGCATTCATACAGGATCACCTTCGACATATTTGGCCAGCGTCTGTTGAAACTGACGAATGCGGATTTCCTGATAATTCGCAAGCTGCACTTCTCCGTTCTTGGAGCAATGCAGCCCTTCCTGCACGAAGGGCAGATTGGACATGTCCTGTTCGAACACGTCACCCAGCCCGCCCAGTTCGGCGGCATTGGTCCAGGGTTCTTCCAGGCTGAGATAGTGCATCGGCACACCGCGAGGGATCGGATCGCCCTTCTTGACCCGCGCCAGAACCCGCACTTCCATCAGGCAGGTGTCAGGCGTTTTCCCGGGCCGCCAGCGATAGACGATATTCGGCATGAACCCGCCCCAGGGCGAGAAGTTGGGGAACACGTTATAGACCAGCGCATCGAGCAATTCGGAATCGGTCGCATGTTCGTGATCGTATCCGCTCTGCGCCTTATAGGCTTCGCGCAGGGCCGCGCCCAGCGCGACACGCGCGGTTGCGCCTTCGGGCACGGCCACTGCGTACGGATCGCCTGACGGATCGTAATTGTCGGACGAACGGCCGTTGTACTTGATGAATTCATCGACGATCCACTGCTCGCTCTTCCCCGCAGGGTCGACGTGCGGGCTGAGAATGCCGAACGGCACGAGGTTGGCGTTCACATTGTCGCCCCAGATCTGATAGGCGCTGTTGGAATCACCCGTGAACGGCAGCAACTGCGGATGCGTGACAATCGTGTGCCACGCTTCCATGAAGGCTTCCGACGTGGCTTTCCAGTTGGCAGGCACTTCCTTGCCGACCCAGACCACTGTGGTGCATTCTTCATGCCGCCAGCGCGTGAAATGTTCCGGCAGGGGGGCGAGGAATTCCTCAAGGCTCGGCCCGCCTTTTTCTTCGCGAAGGAAGATGTAACCGCCCCACAGGCCCACTTCGGCATCGGGCAATTGCAGCGCTTCATTGGTGAGGTGTTTGAAATCCCACGAACAGGGCATACCGGCGAAAGACCCGTCCTTGTTCCAGCTGAAACCATGGAACGGACAGACGAACTTGTCCGCAGTGCCATCTTCGGTCCGCAGCTTGCGTCCGCGATGCAGGCAGACGTTGTGAAACGCCCGGACGGAACCATCTTCCTGCCGCGAAATCAGCCAGGAACGGCCCGCGTTTTCAAACACGGTGTAATCGCCCGCTTCGGGAATATCTTCTTCACGCGCGGCGAACTGCCAGACGCGGGGCCACATCCGTTCCCGCTCCAGCCGGGCGAATTCCTCGCTGGTGTATCGGCTGGCCGGGATCGGTTCCGACCCGCGATATTCGTAACTTTCCTTGGCGAGAAAATCCGGCGCGGGGCGCGAATCCTCCTGCAACAATTGGGTCCAGCTGATTCCGGGGCTACGGGCGCCGCCAAGTTCCGGATCGCGATCTGCCATTCTTATAATCCTTCTACCCAAAATCGGAGTCTGTCATTCTTGCCCCGGTTCTGCCCTCCTATACCCGTCCTCGTCACCTTGCCGAAAGCATAGGTTTCGATCACGGATTGTCCTGCCCGCAAACCGGATAGAGCAGAAAAAGGGGCCGCTGCCGTTGGCGATGCGCCGCGGCAACGGCCCCCAAAGGGCATCGGTATTTCCCTTCCCTGCTGTCAGAGGGAAGGACGCAAAGCATTCAGCGGCGGCCTTCGAGGTAATCGTTGATGACCTCGTGGAAACGGGCAACGCGCGTTTCCTGCCTGGAAAGATGCGCCCCTTCGAACGCCATCGAACGCAGGCCCTGCTGCTGGGTCACCGCGAGCGAGAGATCCTGTTCGAGGAAATCGCCTTGTGCGATGGTGGTCTTGTAATCGCTGAAATCGGCATCTTCGAATTCCGCTTCGCGATAGGGGCGCATGCCATAGAGCGTGCCGACTTCGGCCTGCCCTTCCACGGGTGCGGCCAGATACCAGTAATCGAACGTGGACCAGTTCGGATCGTCCGCATCGGGTTCGGTACGGAACACGTGCAGCCCTTCACCCGTGCCTGTCAGCGTCAGGTTCGGGAACACGGTGTGATGGATCTGATCGGTCAGTTCATCATCGGTAAGGTCCGCGAAATAGTGATAGCCGCGTTCGGGGCCAAGCCGCCGGCGCGCTTCCTGCAAGGCCACGCGTCCATCCTGTGCCCGCCCTTCGAAATCGGCGGGATCGAGATCCCATTCGGACAGGACTTCGGCCCACAATGGTTTGACCTGCTGCGCATCGGGATAACGCGATGACGGCTGCAGCTTCTCAATCATCCGGTTGTGCCCGTTGGGGTACATTTCGAACACCGTGGTAGAATAGTGATCATCGATCATCGGTTCGAACTGCGGGTGCACGGCAGGAATGTGATAGGCTTCGTTGAAGTTGTCCGAAGCGAATTTCCAGTTGGTGTTGACCCGCAGGCGCCGCCACACGACCCGCGTCCAGTTTTCCAGATCCCGATTGGCCAGAAGCGTCGGAATAGGGTCGAGGAATTCGAGCAACGGCTTCGCATCGGGATCGAAGCTGAAGAAGATGAAGCCACCCCAGGTGTCGCAGCTGACTTCCTTCAGCGCCAGCTTGCCGCACGGATTGACGTCGAAATCCTCAGGATCCTGCACGGCATCCAACTGCCCTTCAAGGCTGTATTTCCAGTTGTGATAAGGGCAGGTGAAGTGGGTCGCCACGCCGCCTTCTGCGGTATTCACCAGACGATTGCCACGATGCTGGCACACGTTGAAGAACGCGCGGATCGACCCGTCCTGCTGTTTGACCATCAGGATCGATTCATGACGGAATTCATGCGTGATGAAATCGCCCGGCTCTTCAAGCTGGCTGGTCCGGCCACCCACGTGCCAGACCTTCTTCCACATATGTTCCCATTCGCGGTCTGCGAAATCCTTGCTCCAGTACCGGTCGCCAGTGATCCGGTCACCGCGCGCGCGCGGGGTTTCCGCATCGGGATGGGTGGGATAGCCAGCCTTGCCGGCGGGCGTTGCAAATGTTGTCGCCATGGTTCTGTCTCCCGCGATCAATGTTCGCCGTGAATTTCTTCAAGCGACCCCGGCATCGGCATCATCGGGGTGATGGTATAGTGGCGGCACTTCCACACACCCGCCTGCTGCACGCATTCCATGCGGTAATGCACCTGCACCGTGACCGTGTTGCCATCGTTCGCACGGCCCATGCCTACGACATAGGCCGTCATCGCGCCCGCTTCCCCGTCCCAGCTCTGCGGGCGGAAGTTGGAGATCATGTGAAAGTGATGGCTCATATCGGCGAACACGGCATCGAAGAATTTTCGGATCGCGGGTTTGCCTTCCATCAAGGGCAGCCCGATCGCGGTGAGATCGGCAACCGCATCCTCCGTGAACAATGCCAGCAACGGTTCGACATCCTGAAGACCATCGACCGCATAGCAGTAGTCGGTCATCACATCTTGCAGCGCCTGGCGGACTTCCTGTGGCATCTGTGTCATATTCTGTTCCTCGTTCGCTTCAGATATCTCGCACGATCACGCCGGAGCGGGTCATGCCATGGTTTCGCCATTGTCGATGGTGATGGTGGTTCCGGTGATGTGCTTGCCATCGTCACAGGCAAGGTAGAGCACCATGTTGGCCACATCGTGCGGTTCGCCCATGCCGAAATTGGTTGCCTGGTCGAGACCGGCATTGCCTTCGGGCAGTTCGCTCACCGCCTGGGCCGTCATCGGGGTGGCAATGCCCCCCGGCGCCAATGCGTTGACGCGGATCCGGTAACCCTGTTCACGGCAATGGACTGCGACCGATCGGGTCAGCCCGACAATCCCCGCCTTGGCCGCGCTATAACCGGGAATGGCGCTGATGCCCTTGAAGGCCGCAACCGATGCAATGTTGATGATCGACCCGCTGCCATCGCGCGACATATGCGGGATGGCCGCCTGACAGCCGAGAAATGTGCCGTTCAGCATGACATCGATCTGTAACCGGAAATCGGCGAAAGGCTGTTCTTCCACAGTCGAAAAACGCACCAGCCCGGCATTGTTGACGAGAATATCGAGCCGTCCGAACCGGGCGATCACTTCCGCAACCACTTCGTGCCAGCGCGCTTCATCGCGCACATCGTGATGCAGATAAACACAGCCGGGGATTTCCGCAGCCAGCCGCGCACCGGCTTCGTCCTGCACGTCGGTAATCACCACCTGCGCGCCTTCACGCGCCAGCACGCGGGCATCTTCCGCGCCGAGGCCCGACGCCCCGCCTGTTATCAGGGCCACACGTCCATTCAACTTGCCCATACGATGTCCTTTCTCTCCCAAGGGACAACGGATACGCACCGGGGCGGGTCACCCCGGTGCGCATGTTCTGGTCAGAATTCGAAGCCGAACGTCACACCCCATTCACGCGGTGCGCCGAGCACGACGAAATTCTCGAAACCGGCCGTACCCGCCTGCGCGGCGAAGTAGCCCGAGGCACGATACTTCTCGTTGGAGAGGTTCTTGCCCCACAGAGAGACGTTCCAGCGTCCGTCTTCCGGTTCCCACTTCACACTGGCATCGAACAGATCCAGCTTGGGCACGCGCCCGACCAGCGCGTTACGCGTGTCGGTGTGGCGCACGCTGGTGTGGCTCCAGCCACCGAACAGCGTCGCCTTGCCGCCGGCCAGCGCAAATTCGTAGGTCGCGCGGGCACCGGTCTGCAGCTTGGGCGCATTGCGCAGCTTCAGATGGGTACAATCGACGAAGTCTTCCGGCAGCGCAGCCTGGCCATCCGCGTCGCACATGAATTCCTTGTAGCGCGCATCCAGATAGCTGAGGTTGCCCGAGAGTGTCAGACCATCGATTGGAACCAGCGTGAGTTCCGCTTCGATACCGTCGATCTTGGCCTTGCCCGCGTTGACGATCGTCGAAATCGAGACGTTATCGAGATAGCTGAGCGTATCGACCTGCAGGTCATTATAGGTCGTGGTGAAGGCCGACAGGTTGAACTGCAGGCGGCGATCGAACCAGCTGGTCTTGATGCCCGCCTCGATCGTGTCGACCTTTTCCGGGCCATAGGGTTCGAGCACCACGGTCCGGCCCGAGAACCCGCCCGAGTGGGCGCCACGGACATAGCTGACATAGAAGAAGTGATCGTTGGTGATCCGGTAATCGAGGCCGAGGCGCCAGCCCCAGTGGCTCCAGCTTGCCGATGCCTTTTGCGGCACCCACGGGCCGGTATAATCACCGAAAATGTACGAGCGATTGGCAATCGCCATGGTCTTCTTCTGATCGGTCCAGCGCACACCCGCCGTCAGTTTCAGCGCATCGGTGACATTGATGTAACCCTGCGCGAACAGTGCAATGGATTTGTCATCCTGATCGTTCAGCAAGAGCCCGCGATAATCGCCCGCGAAAAGATACATGCCGTCCTGATCGAGCTTGTAGTTCTTCGTCAGGTAGTACGCGCCAAACAGCAGTTCGGTGTTGTCGGTCGGATTAACCGTCCCGCGCAGTTCCTGCGAGAACTGCCAGTTCTTCGTCACGCGGCGGGTATCGAAGATTTCCTGCGTGGTGCCATCCTGATCGGTGTATTCATCCAGCTTGAACTTGCGATAGTTCGTGATCGAGGTCAGCTGCACCGGACCCGCGTCGTAGTTCATCGCCAGCGTCGTGCCGAACACGTTGAAGTCCGAATAGCCCTTCTTGCCGCCAACCCGGAAGCTGATCGGATCGTTCAGGGAATGGGATTCCCCTTCGACATATGTCGGCATGCCCGGAATGCTCGGAACGTCGGGGTCCGTGCTGACAATGCCCGGCGTGCTGTAATTCACCACGACCGGACCGTCATTGCGGCCACGGGCCAGTTCGGTGGTCAGCGTGGCATCGAAATCGCCACTTTCATAGCGGAAGGCCAGACGGCCGGCATTCACATTTTGCCCGCCCAGACGGCGGCCATCGGCCGTGCTGCGATAGAAGCCATCGACGCCCTTGTGCATGGCGGTGAGGCGCATGCCCAGCGCGCCTTCGATCAGCGGCACGTTGACCGCCGCCATCGCATCAGCACGCCCGTAGTTGCCGACGGTCACTTTGCCGGCAACGGCAAAGTCGTCGACATCCGGCTTCTTGGTGGTGACGTTGATCACCCCGCCGATGGTGTTCGCACCGAAAATCGTACCCTGTGGGCCACGCAGAACTTCGATCTGTTCGATATCGAACAGGTCAAGCAGCGCCGTGGTGTTGCTGCCCTGATAGACGCCGTCAACCACCGTGCCGACGGCAGGATCGAGGAAGCCGTCTGCTTCCTGCACGCCGATTCCGCGAATGGACACGGCAGCCACCAGGCCCGAGTTCACCACGCTCGTGACAACGAGGCTGGGAACCGAACCGTTCAGCGCCTTGAGATCGGGCGAAATCGTGCGATCAAGCGCCGCGGAATTGAGCGCGGTCACAGCGATCGGAACCGTCTGAAGATTTTCCGCCTTTTTCTGAGCGGTAACGACGATCTCGCCAATGCCACCCGAGCGCGCCGCTTCCGGTTCGGCAGGGGCTTCCTGCGCCTGGGCCTGCCCGGCAGCCAGTGCAACAACAGACAGTCCCGCAAACAGCAATTTGAATTGAGTCCTCATGCGATCTCCTCCCGTTTAGTCACTCGACACACCCCCTTTGAATCAGAAGCGCGCCGCCGGTTAAATAACCGGACGATCTGCCGGTTTTTGGTGGCGGAGGGAACGAAAATTGGATACTGAGACTTTGGTTAGTCGATCGCACTGCCGGTATTTCTGTGGCCAATTTGCAATGGGGGGCAAATCATGGTGACTTCGCCGAGGAACAAGAAAGTGCTCGATATGATCCGCCCCGGCGGTGACCCGAGCGATGAAACCCGCTGGCAACAGCGCAAAAGCTCGATGACTCGCGAGGCCATTCTGGAAGCCGCTGTCGACTGTCTGGTGACGTCCGGATACACCGGCCTGACGACGATCGAAGTGACCAAGCGCGCCAACGTATCGCGCGGCGCCATGCACCATCACTATACCAACCGGCTGGAACTGGTTGCCGGGCTGGTCGAATATGTTCTCTACCGCCGCATGCGGCATTTTCTTGAAGAATATCCGCGACTGCTGGAACGCGACACGGGATCGTTCTCTCTCGAACAGGCCACCGAACTCTACTGGCGCACGTTGCAACGCAGGGAATTCACCGCCTATCTCGAACTGTCCATGGCTGCGCGCAGCGATACGGAACTGGAACAGGTGCTCCTGCCCGCTGTCCGGCGATTCGATGAAATCTGGACGCAGGAAATGACCGAAGCCTTTCCCCAGTGGGGCGACCGCATTCACAAGATGAAGCTGGCAAGCGACTTTGCCCAGGCCGCCCATCTGGGGCTGCTGCTGAATTCGCCGGTCATCGGGGAAGACCGGCATAATGCGGTGCGTCATGTGATCGTCAGCGTCGTGGACATGGTGTTTCGCGGCGAAATAGGCTGATCTTCGCACGGGCCGTAGCGATCTGGAATAAATGATAGTTTTGCCACCCGGCTGCGGGAGGCACAGTGCGGCAAACGTCCGGGGTGCGGCCATGCGGCTGCGACACGGGCATCGAATTCCACCGGGCCGCCGGGCAGTTTTGCACCCGTTCCGCATCCGGCGCTGATTTCGTATGCTATTTTCGAACAACAAGAATGAAGGAAGGATAGAGGATGGCTAATGTGATCGTCTCCGGGGCGTCCCGGGGAATCGGCCTCGAACTGGTCAAGGCCCACCTCGCGCTGGGCGAT
This genomic window from Caenibius tardaugens NBRC 16725 contains:
- a CDS encoding aromatic ring-hydroxylating oxygenase subunit alpha, which produces MADRDPELGGARSPGISWTQLLQEDSRPAPDFLAKESYEYRGSEPIPASRYTSEEFARLERERMWPRVWQFAAREEDIPEAGDYTVFENAGRSWLISRQEDGSVRAFHNVCLHRGRKLRTEDGTADKFVCPFHGFSWNKDGSFAGMPCSWDFKHLTNEALQLPDAEVGLWGGYIFLREEKGGPSLEEFLAPLPEHFTRWRHEECTTVVWVGKEVPANWKATSEAFMEAWHTIVTHPQLLPFTGDSNSAYQIWGDNVNANLVPFGILSPHVDPAGKSEQWIVDEFIKYNGRSSDNYDPSGDPYAVAVPEGATARVALGAALREAYKAQSGYDHEHATDSELLDALVYNVFPNFSPWGGFMPNIVYRWRPGKTPDTCLMEVRVLARVKKGDPIPRGVPMHYLSLEEPWTNAAELGGLGDVFEQDMSNLPFVQEGLHCSKNGEVQLANYQEIRIRQFQQTLAKYVEGDPV
- a CDS encoding TetR/AcrR family transcriptional regulator, which encodes MVTSPRNKKVLDMIRPGGDPSDETRWQQRKSSMTREAILEAAVDCLVTSGYTGLTTIEVTKRANVSRGAMHHHYTNRLELVAGLVEYVLYRRMRHFLEEYPRLLERDTGSFSLEQATELYWRTLQRREFTAYLELSMAARSDTELEQVLLPAVRRFDEIWTQEMTEAFPQWGDRIHKMKLASDFAQAAHLGLLLNSPVIGEDRHNAVRHVIVSVVDMVFRGEIG
- a CDS encoding aromatic ring-hydroxylating oxygenase subunit alpha, whose translation is MATTFATPAGKAGYPTHPDAETPRARGDRITGDRYWSKDFADREWEHMWKKVWHVGGRTSQLEEPGDFITHEFRHESILMVKQQDGSIRAFFNVCQHRGNRLVNTAEGGVATHFTCPYHNWKYSLEGQLDAVQDPEDFDVNPCGKLALKEVSCDTWGGFIFFSFDPDAKPLLEFLDPIPTLLANRDLENWTRVVWRRLRVNTNWKFASDNFNEAYHIPAVHPQFEPMIDDHYSTTVFEMYPNGHNRMIEKLQPSSRYPDAQQVKPLWAEVLSEWDLDPADFEGRAQDGRVALQEARRRLGPERGYHYFADLTDDELTDQIHHTVFPNLTLTGTGEGLHVFRTEPDADDPNWSTFDYWYLAAPVEGQAEVGTLYGMRPYREAEFEDADFSDYKTTIAQGDFLEQDLSLAVTQQQGLRSMAFEGAHLSRQETRVARFHEVINDYLEGRR
- a CDS encoding ThuA domain-containing protein gives rise to the protein MNAAVNGADEARPPRIDCVLICGGVWHDMDFARLELLKLLGEDQRIRTRVFENYETIEALEAADILITYTCDVTPSLKAQEVLRDWLAKGGRWYALHGTNSVLRLLDNGLWDAPRWAPLFMDMLGSQFLSHPPIVPYTVTVADPEHPLVQGVEPFDTTDELYHMETHGDLHVLLETDCTVPGTGFVEADDALGTHPVFYIKQHGKGAVLYLTLGHCRGHYDLQPMAEWWPTVDRCAWDLPVFYDLLRRGIGWLKDREPA
- a CDS encoding SDR family oxidoreductase, whose amino-acid sequence is MGKLNGRVALITGGASGLGAEDARVLAREGAQVVITDVQDEAGARLAAEIPGCVYLHHDVRDEARWHEVVAEVIARFGRLDILVNNAGLVRFSTVEEQPFADFRLQIDVMLNGTFLGCQAAIPHMSRDGSGSIINIASVAAFKGISAIPGYSAAKAGIVGLTRSVAVHCREQGYRIRVNALAPGGIATPMTAQAVSELPEGNAGLDQATNFGMGEPHDVANMVLYLACDDGKHITGTTITIDNGETMA
- a CDS encoding TonB-dependent receptor; protein product: MRTQFKLLFAGLSVVALAAGQAQAQEAPAEPEAARSGGIGEIVVTAQKKAENLQTVPIAVTALNSAALDRTISPDLKALNGSVPSLVVTSVVNSGLVAAVSIRGIGVQEADGFLDPAVGTVVDGVYQGSNTTALLDLFDIEQIEVLRGPQGTIFGANTIGGVINVTTKKPDVDDFAVAGKVTVGNYGRADAMAAVNVPLIEGALGMRLTAMHKGVDGFYRSTADGRRLGGQNVNAGRLAFRYESGDFDATLTTELARGRNDGPVVVNYSTPGIVSTDPDVPSIPGMPTYVEGESHSLNDPISFRVGGKKGYSDFNVFGTTLAMNYDAGPVQLTSITNYRKFKLDEYTDQDGTTQEIFDTRRVTKNWQFSQELRGTVNPTDNTELLFGAYYLTKNYKLDQDGMYLFAGDYRGLLLNDQDDKSIALFAQGYINVTDALKLTAGVRWTDQKKTMAIANRSYIFGDYTGPWVPQKASASWSHWGWRLGLDYRITNDHFFYVSYVRGAHSGGFSGRTVVLEPYGPEKVDTIEAGIKTSWFDRRLQFNLSAFTTTYNDLQVDTLSYLDNVSISTIVNAGKAKIDGIEAELTLVPIDGLTLSGNLSYLDARYKEFMCDADGQAALPEDFVDCTHLKLRNAPKLQTGARATYEFALAGGKATLFGGWSHTSVRHTDTRNALVGRVPKLDLFDASVKWEPEDGRWNVSLWGKNLSNEKYRASGYFAAQAGTAGFENFVVLGAPREWGVTFGFEF
- a CDS encoding nuclear transport factor 2 family protein, with protein sequence MTQMPQEVRQALQDVMTDYCYAVDGLQDVEPLLALFTEDAVADLTAIGLPLMEGKPAIRKFFDAVFADMSHHFHMISNFRPQSWDGEAGAMTAYVVGMGRANDGNTVTVQVHYRMECVQQAGVWKCRHYTITPMMPMPGSLEEIHGEH